A genomic segment from Amycolatopsis camponoti encodes:
- a CDS encoding M20 family metallopeptidase, giving the protein MTHHEPVPPDDSYLRSLVEATADAVAAAEPLSSPHPGADEATRAEVTAAVERSSPDLVALSQDLHAHPEEGFAEHRSVRALADLLNRHGHEATVGVGGLDTALRVSTPEQDGPHIAVLAEYDALPGLGHACGHNVICTTAAGGFLGAATVAERLGGRVSLIGTPAEEGGGGKEILARAGVFDDVDAVIMLHPFSHDIALHPFLGRRQLEMVFHGVGAHASAQPFMGRNALDAAVAAYQGVSALRQQLPQSDRVHGIFTDGGARPNVIPERAALLFYLRSQSPDTLRDLAARMTSIAEGAAAMTGCGVELTWDAQAAYLPIRFNTALAGRWTANQVGTGRKPLPPGIVPESLTGSTDLGNLSYRMPALHPMLAVSGPTVALHTKEFAAAAGSETGDAGVRDGALGLALTAADYLGDAELRKAVHDEFEVAGGALDVPSFFA; this is encoded by the coding sequence ATGACCCACCACGAGCCCGTCCCGCCCGACGACAGCTACCTGCGTTCCCTGGTCGAGGCGACCGCCGACGCCGTCGCGGCCGCCGAACCGCTGTCCTCGCCGCACCCCGGCGCGGACGAGGCGACGCGGGCCGAGGTGACCGCCGCCGTCGAGCGCAGTTCACCCGATCTGGTGGCGTTGAGCCAAGATCTGCACGCCCACCCCGAGGAGGGGTTCGCCGAGCACCGTTCGGTGCGGGCCCTGGCGGACCTCCTGAACCGCCACGGCCACGAGGCGACCGTCGGAGTCGGCGGCCTCGACACCGCGTTGCGCGTCAGCACGCCCGAACAGGATGGCCCGCACATCGCCGTCCTCGCCGAGTACGACGCGCTCCCCGGTCTCGGCCACGCGTGCGGTCACAACGTCATCTGCACGACCGCCGCGGGCGGCTTCCTCGGCGCCGCGACCGTCGCCGAGCGGCTCGGCGGCCGGGTCAGCCTGATCGGCACCCCGGCCGAGGAAGGCGGTGGCGGCAAGGAGATCCTCGCCCGCGCCGGCGTGTTCGACGACGTCGACGCGGTGATCATGCTGCACCCGTTCAGCCACGACATCGCGCTGCACCCGTTCCTCGGGCGGCGTCAGCTGGAGATGGTCTTCCACGGCGTCGGCGCCCACGCGAGCGCCCAGCCGTTCATGGGCCGCAACGCGCTCGACGCCGCCGTCGCGGCCTACCAGGGCGTCTCGGCGCTGCGCCAGCAACTCCCGCAGAGCGACCGCGTCCACGGCATCTTCACCGACGGCGGCGCCCGGCCGAACGTCATCCCGGAACGGGCCGCACTGCTGTTCTACCTCCGTTCCCAGTCCCCCGACACGCTGCGCGACCTCGCCGCGCGCATGACGTCGATCGCGGAAGGCGCGGCGGCGATGACCGGCTGCGGTGTCGAGCTGACCTGGGACGCCCAGGCCGCCTACCTGCCGATCCGGTTCAACACCGCGCTCGCCGGCCGGTGGACGGCCAACCAGGTGGGCACCGGCCGCAAGCCGCTGCCGCCGGGCATCGTCCCCGAGTCGCTCACGGGATCGACGGACCTGGGCAACCTGTCGTACCGGATGCCCGCGCTGCACCCCATGCTCGCGGTCTCGGGCCCGACGGTCGCCTTGCACACCAAGGAGTTCGCGGCCGCGGCCGGTTCGGAGACGGGCGACGCGGGTGTCCGCGACGGCGCACTGGGCCTGGCCCTGACCGCCGCCGACTACCTGGGGGACGCCGAGCTGCGGAAAGCCGTCCACGACGAGTTCGAGGTCGCGGGAGGCGCACTGGACGTGCCGTCGTTCTTCGCCTGA
- a CDS encoding class I SAM-dependent methyltransferase: MRTKTATERLEDLLETPAKTEDGYLDLLGAVRQAGPPTGLTQRLMRTTLLPRVYERYWRPALGRALKGPLGPSMAGEIKLATKLLDLKPGDTALDVACGTGRFTRAFGAAVGPGGLAIGLDGARTMLAKAVAEGGPTSVAYLRADAVHLPLKASTVDGICCFAALHMFAEPETALDSFARVLRPGGRIVLLTSARRGWQPARVAESVGGILSGQRMFDRGEIAASLRARGFAGITERYAGVTQIVAGRLS; encoded by the coding sequence ACCTCGACCTGCTGGGCGCCGTCCGCCAGGCGGGCCCGCCGACCGGTCTCACCCAGCGCCTGATGCGCACCACCCTCCTCCCGCGGGTCTACGAGCGGTACTGGCGCCCCGCGCTCGGCCGCGCGCTCAAAGGACCCCTCGGACCGAGCATGGCGGGCGAAATCAAGCTCGCGACCAAGCTCCTCGACCTGAAACCCGGTGACACCGCGCTCGACGTCGCCTGCGGCACCGGCCGGTTCACGCGCGCGTTCGGCGCGGCCGTCGGCCCGGGCGGGCTCGCCATCGGCCTCGACGGCGCGCGCACCATGCTCGCCAAAGCCGTCGCCGAGGGCGGACCGACCTCCGTCGCCTACCTGCGCGCGGACGCTGTGCACCTCCCACTGAAAGCGTCCACTGTGGACGGTATCTGCTGCTTCGCCGCCCTCCACATGTTCGCCGAGCCCGAAACCGCGTTGGACTCCTTCGCGCGCGTACTGCGGCCCGGCGGCCGGATCGTGCTGCTCACGAGCGCCCGGCGTGGCTGGCAACCCGCGCGAGTCGCGGAGTCCGTCGGCGGGATCCTGAGCGGGCAGCGGATGTTCGACCGCGGCGAGATCGCCGCGAGCCTGCGCGCCCGCGGCTTCGCCGGGATCACCGAGCGGTACGCCGGCGTCACGCAGATCGTGGCGGGCCGGCTGAGCTGA